The Oncorhynchus tshawytscha isolate Ot180627B linkage group LG20, Otsh_v2.0, whole genome shotgun sequence genome has a window encoding:
- the minar2 gene encoding major intrinsically disordered NOTCH2-binding receptor 1-like, with the protein MDISVLPNNNHPEKLFQLDVGMLPATHGMFQVEAALSGQRQWSNQVYQQRERRTVSDNRPSPSPEGSPVVFVDRYLEKHITPHTLNSKIKRNPLYTDIRTIDMGENQKSKPSWTIQEFDRHSIHSNLAGYLKEEEKGPQDLDFWLEDLYTPGYDSLLKKKEAQMKRNRLCKILTYVILSVCVIIIIITVPIVVTRSVKKP; encoded by the exons ATGGACATCTCGGTTCTGCCCAACAACAACCACCCGGAAAAGTTATTTCAGCTGGACGTGGGGATGCTGCCGGCCACCCACGGAATGTTCCAGGTCGAGGCAGCTCTGTCTGGGCAGAGGCAGTGGAGTAACCAGGTTTATCAACAG AGGGAACGTAGGACTGTGAGTGACAATAGGCCTTCCCCGTCCCCCGAGGGCAGCCCTGTGGTGTTTGTGGACAGATACCTGGAGAAGCACATCACGCCGCATACCTTGAATTCCAAGATCAAGAGGAACCCTCTGTACACAGACATAAGGACTATAGACATGGGGGAAAACCAGAAGTCCAAACCCTCCTGGACCATCCAGGAGTTTGACAGACACTCAATCCACTCCAACCTGGCAGGCTATCTAAAG GAAGAAGAAAAAGGACCACAGGATCTAGATTTTTGGTTGGAGGATCTCTACACACCTGGTTACGACTCCTTGTTAAAGAAAAAAGAAGCGCAGATGAAAAGGAACAGACTTTGTAAAATACTGACCTACGTCATTCTGTCAGTGTgcgtcatcattatcatcatcacagTGCCAATTGTAGTGACCAGAAGTGTAAAGAAACCGTGA